A stretch of DNA from Acidobacteriota bacterium:
TCGCGACGGTAAGACGGCCGGGCGGCAGCATCTATGACCTGATCGGCACGAACGACATGACGACCGACGATCAGTACTTTGAACGCGGCATCAATCTGCGGCACGGGTTTCTTTCGGAATACTACGTAGAAGATGCCGAGTTTGTGGTGAAGATCCCGCGGGGTTTGAAGAACGTCGGCGTTCTGCTCGAACCGATGACCGTAGTGCAGAAGGGCATCACACAGGCCTATGAGATACAGCGGCGGCTTCGCGTTTGGCGGCCGCGGCGTGCAGCCGTGCTCGGAGCGGGGACCATCGGGCTGCTGGCAACGCTCGTGCTCCGGCTGAAAGGGATCGAAGTGGTCACGTTCGGACACTCGCCCCGGCCGTATCTGAACTCGGACCTCATCGAGGAACTTGGAGCTCGGTACGTTTCGACCGAGGACATCGCTGTTCAGGACTTCGCGGCTAAAAACGGTGCGTTTGACATCATCTTTGAAGCGACAGGGTTTTCGCCGATCGTCTTTGACGCGATGCAGGCGCTCGAAAAGAACGGCGTCCTGGTCCTTTCGAGTGTGACCGGCGGCGACCGAAAGGTTGAGGTGCCGGCGGACAAGATCAATCTCGACTTCGTTCTCGGCAACCGGGTGATGGTCGGGACGGTCAATGCGAACCGGGAATATTTTGAGAGCGGCGCGAAAAACATGGCCGCCGCCGTGCTCGAATACGGCGACTGGCTCGAACGCCTGCTAACACATCCGGTCGATGGACTAGAAAATTACAATCAGCTTTTCGACGCGCTCACCAACGGCAAGGGCGTAATAAAAGCCTACTGTGAGGTAGCAGCAGGATGATCGCGGGCATGCACGCGAAATAATGGAGCCACCCATCGGACTTGAACCGATGACCTTTCGAT
This window harbors:
- a CDS encoding glucose 1-dehydrogenase; this encodes MKAIAVKPGVPDSVHLVEMPKPSVEDVPNGRGVLVKVLRVGVDGTDKEINNAEYGAAPEGEDFLVIGHEGFGVVEAVGPAVSELKPGDYVVATVRRPGGSIYDLIGTNDMTTDDQYFERGINLRHGFLSEYYVEDAEFVVKIPRGLKNVGVLLEPMTVVQKGITQAYEIQRRLRVWRPRRAAVLGAGTIGLLATLVLRLKGIEVVTFGHSPRPYLNSDLIEELGARYVSTEDIAVQDFAAKNGAFDIIFEATGFSPIVFDAMQALEKNGVLVLSSVTGGDRKVEVPADKINLDFVLGNRVMVGTVNANREYFESGAKNMAAAVLEYGDWLERLLTHPVDGLENYNQLFDALTNGKGVIKAYCEVAAG